Below is a window of Phenylobacterium koreense DNA.
GCCCATCGTGGAAGGCGGCGACGCCGCCCAGTCCCTGCGCAACACCCGCGACCTCGCGCAGAACGCCGAGCGGCTGGGCTACAAGCGCTACTGGCTAGCCGAGCATCACAATATGCGCGGGGTGGCGAGCGCGGCCACCGCCGTGGTCATCGGCCACGTGGCGGAGGCGACCTCCACCATCCGGGTGGGCGCCGGCGGGATCATGCTGCCCAATCACGCCCCGCTGATCATCGCCGAGCAGTTCGGCACCCTGGCCTCGCTTTATCCGGGCCGCATCGACCTGGGGCTGGGCCGCGCGCCGGGCGCAGACCAGGCCACCGCCCGTGCGCTGCGCCGCACCCTGGCCGGCGACATCGACGACTTCCCGCGCGACGTCATCGAGCTGATGAACTATTTCGAGCCGGAGAAGCCTGGCCAGATCATCCGCGCGGTCCCCGGCGCCGGGCTCGAGGTCGAGTTCTGGATGCTGGGCTCAAGCACCTATGGCGCGCAACTGGCCGCCGCTCTGGGCTTGCCTTACGCCTTCGCCTCGCACTTCGCCCCAGCCCAGATGGAGACGGCGCTCGCGGTTTATCGCAGCCAGTTCCGCCCTTCGGAGCACCTGGCCAAGCCCTATGTGATGCTGGGGGTCAACGTCACCGCCGCCGAGACTGAGGAGGAGGCGCAGCGCCTCTTCACGTCGCTGAAGCAGGCCTTCATCAATCTCGGCCAGGGACGGCCCGGCCCCCTGCCCGCGCCGGTCGACGATCCGGACGGCCGCCTCGATGAGCTCGGAGGGCCCATGCTGCGGCAGAGCCTGAGTTGCTCGATCGTGGGTTCACCCGATCGTGTTCGGGAGGGGCTGGACGCCTTCGCGCGCCGGACGGCCGCCGACGAACTGATGGTCACCGCACAGATCCATGACCACGCCGCGCGGGTTCGCTCGTTCGAAATCGCCGCGCAGGCGCGCGATGAACTCGCGCGCCTGGCGACCGCTTAAATTCAGTCGGTGTTGTCTTCGGTCGGCGCGTCCGGACCGTTCTTCTTGATGGACTCGATCGCGTTCTTGGCGCTGGCCTTGGAGGAATAGCCCTCGGTCGAGAAGATCGTCTCGCTGTTGTACTTGAAACGGACGCGGAACTCGCCCGCCTTGTCTTTGTAGATTTCGAACTTGTGCGCCACAGGTCGCCTCCATCTGAACGTCTAAGCTACACCGTCCCCCGCGGCGCAGACTTGGGCGCCCCGCCGTGCAGGTCAAGCCGATAGAGCGCGCGCCACACTAAGGTCACGCTTGGGCCTAGACTTTGCAAAATGGCGCTCTCGCCACCATCTAACGAATGCGGTCGTGACCATTCGCATCCTCTGGAGTTTCCGCATGCGTCCCCTTCTTGCTCCCGCCCTCGCGGCGCTCGCGATCGCCGGCTCGGCCCAGGCCGAGAGCCCCCACGCCGCGCCGACGGTCGAGGTCACCATCAGCCCTGAACTGCGCCAGAAGGCCGAGCAGGAGTACGGCGTGCGCGACGTCGAGCGGCTGGTCGCCGACCTGCAGCAGAAGACCGAGCGTGAGATGCAGCGCTCCGGCGTGCTGGCCGGCGGTAGGATCGAGCTGACCCTGGTCGACGCCACGCCCAACCGTCCGACCTTCAAGCAGCTCGGCGACACGCCCGGACTCTCGATGTCGAGCTTCGGCGTCGGCGGCGCGGAGATCGAGGGCAAGGCCGTCTCGATCGACGGCGACGTCACCCCGATCCGCTATCGCTGGTACGAAACCGACATCCGCAACGCGTCGCGAACCACGACCTGGTCGGACGCGCAGTACGCCATCAACCGGTTCGCAGTGCATTTGAGCCTCGGCAAGGCCTACGCCCGCAGATAACGTCGATAGGCCTTGCGCCTCCAGGTGGGGGCCTGTCACATCGCGCGGCGAGCCGGACGCGTTGTAGATCCGGACGCTTGAGGGATGAGTGCAATGACCGCGCGGGCGGACCGGCGTTCCAACTGGACCTTGGCGGCCCTGGCCGCCCCATGTCTCCCACTGGCCGGCCTTGGCCTGCCCCTGGTGGTCTACCTCCCCGAATATTACGCGAGCGAGCTGGGCTTGAGCCTCTCGGCCGTCGGCGCAGCCTTCATGGCCGTGCGTTTCCTGGACATGGCGTTCGACCCCTATATCGGCGGCGTCATGGACCGGACCCGCTCGCGGTTCGGCCGCTTCAAGCTGTGGTTCGCCATCAGCGCGCCCCTGCTGATGCTGGCGGCCTACATGCTGTTCATGGCCAAGCCGGGGATCAGCAGCGTCTATCTCTGGCTCTGGCTGCTGGTCGTCTATGCCGGCGTCTCCATCGCGAGCCTCTCGCAGCTCGCCTGGGCGGCGGTGCTTTCACCTCAGTATGATCAGCGATCGCGCATCTACGGATGGTGGCAAGCCGGCAACGTCGTCGGGATGATCTTCGTCCTGACCCTCCCCGCCCTGCTCCCGCTGGCGGGGATCACCGGCCACGGGGCCGGGGTCCGAGCGATGGGATGGTTCGTCGTCCTCCTGATGCCGATCACCGTCGGCCTTGCGCTGTGGCGCGTGCCCGAGCCGCAGGTGGCTTCGGAGGTCAAGAAGTCCGGCTTCCGCGAATATCTGGCGCTCTTCAAGCGCCCGAGCGTGGTGCGCATCCTGGTCGCCGACCTGCTGATCGGAACCGGCCCGGCTATCACCGGCGCCCTGTTCTTCTTCTTCTTCGGCCGGGTGAAAGGCTTCACCCACGGCGAAGCCAGCCTGCTGCTCCTGATCTATTTCATCGGCGGCCTGGTCGGGGCGCCGGTTTGGACCTGGCTCTCCTACCGGATCTCCAAGCACAGGGCCCTGGCGATCTCGTGCGTGGTCTACGCGGCGATGACCATGTGCTCACTGCTGATCCCGCAAGGCTCCATGCCGGTCGCCGGCGCGCTGATGTTCCTGATCGGGGTTCCCTTCTCCGCCGGCGCCTTCCTGCTGCGCGCCATGATGGCCGATATCGGCGACGAAGAGCGGCTGGAGAGCGGCGTCGACCGCACCGGCCTGCTCTACGCCATCCTCGCGGGCACGGTGAAGATCGGCTCGGCCGTGGCGGTCGGCGTCTCGTTCCCGTTGCTGCAGCTCATGGGCTTCGATCCCAAGGGCCAGGGCCTGGACACTGGCCTGCAAGGCCTGGCCGTCCTCTTCTGCGCCGTGCCCGCAGGCATGTCCGTCCTGGCCGGCCTCATCGTCTGGGGCTTCCCGCTCACCGCCGAACGCCACGCCAATATCCGCGAGGCCCTGGCCGCGCGCGACCTGGCCGAGCCGGGCCTAGCCGAGGCCGCGCCGGAAATGGGCGCAGAGCCGAAGATCACCAAGGAAATCAATGCCGCCATCCGCCCCGCCGAGTGACGAACGGCCGATCGACCGCCTGCTGGCCATCATGGCGCGGCTGCGCGACCCGCAGGACGGCTGCGCCTGGGACCTGGAACAGACCTTCGCGACCATCGCGCCCTACACGGTCGAGGAAGCCTACGAGGTGGCCGATGCGATCGAACGCGGCAGCCTGCCGGACCTG
It encodes the following:
- a CDS encoding LLM class flavin-dependent oxidoreductase; this translates as MVDLSVLDLSPIVEGGDAAQSLRNTRDLAQNAERLGYKRYWLAEHHNMRGVASAATAVVIGHVAEATSTIRVGAGGIMLPNHAPLIIAEQFGTLASLYPGRIDLGLGRAPGADQATARALRRTLAGDIDDFPRDVIELMNYFEPEKPGQIIRAVPGAGLEVEFWMLGSSTYGAQLAAALGLPYAFASHFAPAQMETALAVYRSQFRPSEHLAKPYVMLGVNVTAAETEEEAQRLFTSLKQAFINLGQGRPGPLPAPVDDPDGRLDELGGPMLRQSLSCSIVGSPDRVREGLDAFARRTAADELMVTAQIHDHAARVRSFEIAAQARDELARLATA
- a CDS encoding YegP family protein, which produces MAHKFEIYKDKAGEFRVRFKYNSETIFSTEGYSSKASAKNAIESIKKNGPDAPTEDNTD
- a CDS encoding MFS transporter; its protein translation is MTARADRRSNWTLAALAAPCLPLAGLGLPLVVYLPEYYASELGLSLSAVGAAFMAVRFLDMAFDPYIGGVMDRTRSRFGRFKLWFAISAPLLMLAAYMLFMAKPGISSVYLWLWLLVVYAGVSIASLSQLAWAAVLSPQYDQRSRIYGWWQAGNVVGMIFVLTLPALLPLAGITGHGAGVRAMGWFVVLLMPITVGLALWRVPEPQVASEVKKSGFREYLALFKRPSVVRILVADLLIGTGPAITGALFFFFFGRVKGFTHGEASLLLLIYFIGGLVGAPVWTWLSYRISKHRALAISCVVYAAMTMCSLLIPQGSMPVAGALMFLIGVPFSAGAFLLRAMMADIGDEERLESGVDRTGLLYAILAGTVKIGSAVAVGVSFPLLQLMGFDPKGQGLDTGLQGLAVLFCAVPAGMSVLAGLIVWGFPLTAERHANIREALAARDLAEPGLAEAAPEMGAEPKITKEINAAIRPAE